The stretch of DNA CCGACTATTCCGAATAGTATCATAATGAATCCTACAATATAGAATTCGAAAGCAACCAGGAATGCTATTGCATTAATGTAGAAGATAAATAACAATCCTATAATCATTGATATTATTCCGATAATGATGATTGCAATTGCAACTTCCCTTTGTTCGTCTTTTAATGTGTATCCCATAAAAGCTGCGGAAATACCGAAGAATACTAAGCTTAAACCAACAATTATTGAAACCAATTCAGTTGAAAACATTGGGAACAGAATGAATATCAAACCTAAAACAAGGAAAAATATACCTGCACTCTTTTCATAATCCAATCGATTCACCTCCATTTATATAAACTAATTATTTATATGATGGAAATGTTATTTATAAATATGTCTGATTTTGAAGAAATTATAAACACAAGAAGAAGCATTCGCGAATATCAGGACAAAGATGTTGATGATGAATTAATATTGAAGATATTAAAGGCGGGAATGCAGGCACCTGGTTCCAGATTAGGCGCTGAACCTTGGGAATTTGTTGTAATCAAAAATAAGGAAACTCTTTTAAAACTTTCAGAAATCAAACCTAGAGTCAAAACAGCACCTGTTGCAATTTTGCTTGTAGCTAATATTGAAAGGGCATTCTATAAGGCCCATTGGCAACAGGATATGTCA from Methanobrevibacter sp. YE315 encodes:
- a CDS encoding nitroreductase family protein, translated to MSDFEEIINTRRSIREYQDKDVDDELILKILKAGMQAPGSRLGAEPWEFVVIKNKETLLKLSEIKPRVKTAPVAILLVANIERAFYKAHWQQDMSAACENMLLEAVNLGLGGLWNGVAPTEETMKKVAELFDLDNVNQIPFSIITLGYPAEGWENKFMDKFDESRIHYEKY
- a CDS encoding DUF308 domain-containing protein, with amino-acid sequence MDYEKSAGIFFLVLGLIFILFPMFSTELVSIIVGLSLVFFGISAAFMGYTLKDEQREVAIAIIIIGIISMIIGLLFIFYINAIAFLVAFEFYIVGFIMILFGIVGLISKVNRISNFTSILVLLMGIVAIALGVFAANNPLYLAIIIGVVLIIEGISYLLSD